The sequence below is a genomic window from Mycobacterium sp. ITM-2016-00316.
CACCTGCAGCGGATCGCCGCCGTGGTTCACCGGATCGATCAGCACCGTGCCCGCGCCGGCCCGGCGGATCTGCACCAGGTAGGCACGGTTGGAGTAGCGGAAACCCGAGGCGCGCTCGGCGTCTATCGCGAACGGGCCGGTGCCGCCGGCCAGCAGTTCGGCCGCCCGCGCGATATCGCTGGGATAGCTGGCGAGCGGCGGCACGCCGTCGGCGGGGGCCAGCAGGGGAGTCGCTTCCGGTTCGGGTGTGTCCCCGGATTCTTCTTCGGGCTCGGTCATCAGGCGCGGGTGCGGGATCCCAAGCTGGTCACTCCGGCAGGCGGCAGACCGGCCGCGTGCTCGAGGACCTCGCAGAAAGCCTGCACGTGCGGACCCAGCTCGAGGTTGGTGGCCGTCCAGGAAGCGCGGAGCTCGAGTTGATGGGCGCGCGGTGGGCCGGAGATGTCGCCGTACCGCACCGACGTGGTCGCGGTGACCGTGCCGCCCAGGGCGGTGACGGCCTCGCCGTGTTCGGCCAGCGCGTCCACCAGCCAGCTCCAGGCGACTTCCGGCAAAAGCGGGTCGACGGCCTCGGTGGAGTCCAGGTCGGCCTGGATGTAGGCGACCAGGCGCATGGTGCCGTCCCAGGCCTCGGCGCCTTCGGGGTCGTGCAGCAGGATCAGCCGCCCGAAGGCATCGCCCTCGGAGCGTTCCGGCACGACCGGGGCATCGGGATGGCGCACTTCAGCGCCCAGCGCATAGCTGTAGGGGGCCAGGCGTTGCGGCGGTCGGATCGGTCCCAGCTCGATTTCCGGCCGAACGGTGGCCGCATTCATGGCCGCAACCGCAGTGCGGAACTGAGCCGGTTCGGCGGACGTCACAGTGTGGGACGCTAGACCCATCTCGTCTCACCCGTGCGCAGGCGCGCCGATCGCCGGCCACATGGCACCATAGGGCTCGATGAACACCCGCCGTGACCTGCCAGAGTCGCCCTATCTCGCCGCTGCCGCCGGCCGCACCCCGAGCCACACCCCGGTGTGGTTCATGCGCCAGGCCGGACGCTCGCTGCCCGAGTACCGCGCCCTGCGCGCCAACCACAAGATGCTGGATGCCTGCTTCGACCCCGAGTTGGTCTGCGAGATCACCCTGCAGCCGGTACGCAGGCACGGCGTGGATGCGGCGATCCTGTTCTCCGACATCGTGGTGCCGCTCAAGGCCGCCGGTGTCGCGCTGGACATCGTGCCCGACGTCGGGCCGGTCATCGAGCACCCGATCCGCTCCCTTTCAGATGTCGGCACCCTCAAGCCGCTGGAGCGCTCCCAGGTGGCGCCGGTGAGCGACGCGGTATCGCTGCTGGTCGCTGCGCTGGGTGAGGTGCCGCTGATCGGATTCGCCGGGGCGCCGTTCACGCTGGCGTCCTACCTCGTGGAGGGTGGCCCCAGCCGCAACCACGAGAAGACCAAGGCGATGATGTTCGGCGAGCCGGATACTTGGCACGCGCTGATGACCTCGCTGACCGACCTGACCATCGAGTTCCTGTCGGCTCAACTGGATGCCGGCGTCGACGCCATCCAGTTGTTCGATTCGTGGGCCGGCACGCTCTCGCTGGCCGACTACCGCAGTCACGTGTTGCCGCACAGCTCAAGGATTTTCGCGGCACTGGCGGCCCGCGGTGTGCCGATGACGCATTTCGGGGTCGGCACCGCAGAGCTGCTCGGAGCGATGGGTGAGGCCGGGGCCACGGTGGTGGGTGTGGACTGGCGGACATCGCTGGAAGCCGCGGCCGGCAGGGTCCGGCCCGGTACGGCGCTGCAGGGCAACCTGGATCCGGTGGTGTTGCTGGCCGGCTGGCCGGTCGTCGAGCGTGCCGCCCGGGCAGTCGTCGAGGACGGCCGCGCGGCCATGGCCGCCGGCGCGTCCGGTCATGTCTTCAACCTCGGTCACGGTGTGCTGCCGCCCACCGACCCCGGGGTGGTGACCGAGCTCGTATCCCTGGTGCATTCATTGTGAGATCCACGTACTGCGTTGTCGGAGGCGGCATTTCGGGCCTCACCGCGGCCTACCGGCTGCGGGTCGCGGCCGGTCCGGATGCCTCGATAACGTTGTTCGACCCGGCCGACCGCCTCGGTGGGGTGCTGCGCACCGAGCAGGTCGGCGGGATGTCGATGGATGTCGGGGCCGAGGCGTTCATCACCCGCCGCCCCGAGGTGATCGCCCTGCTGGCCGAGCTGGGACTGTCCGGCCGACAGGTCGCCAGCGCCGGCGCGCGGCCGTTGATCTACAGCCAGGGCCGGCTGCATCCGCTGCCGGCGGGCACCCTGCAGGGGATCCCGGCGCAGGCCGAGTCGGTGGCCGGGCTTGTCGACGCCGCCACCGTGGCCCAGATCGCCGACGAACCCCGCCGCGCCTTCAGTTGGCGCTCCGGCGCGGACCCGTCGGTCGGCGAGCTGGTCGGTGACCGGTTCGGCGCGCAGGTGGTCACCCGGTCGGTGGAGCCGCTGCTGACCGGTGTGTACGCCGGGTCGGCCGCCACCATCGGGGTGCGTTCGGCGTTGCCGACGCTGGCCGCCGCGCTGGACCGTGGCGCGCGCAGTCTCACCGAGGCGGTCCGCAATGCGCTGCCGCCCCCGCAACCCGGCCCGGTGTTCGGCGCCTTGGACGGCGGTTACCGGGTCCTGATCGACGAACTGGCCCGCCGGGCCGACCTGCGCTGGGCGCACGTCGGGATCGCCCGGATGGAGCGCGCCGCGCACGGCTGGGAGCTGATCGACGATGAGGGCGGGCACTGGTCCGCCGACGCGGTGGTGCTCGCGGTGCCCGCGCCGCGCCTGGTCCGCCTGGTCGAACACATCGCCCCGCGCAGCGCGGCGGCCGCCCGCCGCATCGGGGTGGCCTCGACCGCGCTGGTGGCGCTCGCACTGCCGGGCGGCACCCCGTTGCCCGACCAGTCCGGGGTGCTCGTTGCCACCGGAGAACAGTTGCACACCAAGGCGATCACCCTCACGTCGCGCAAATGGGGCCGCCGCGGCAACGTGGAACTGGTCCGGCTGTCCTACGGACGGTTCGGGGACACGTTGGCGCGCAGCGTCGGCGATGACGAGCTGCTGAACTGGTCGCTGGAGGATCTGCAAAACGTGTTCTCCATCGCCGCCGACCCGGTGGACTACCGGGTGCAGCGCTGGATCGACGCGATGCCCCAGTACGGGCCCGGCCATGCGGATCTGGTGGCCGAGGTGCGGGCCGGTCTGCCGCCGAACCTGGCCGTCGCCGGTGGCTATCTGGACGGTATCGGGGTGCCCGCATGTGTGGGCTCTGCCACCAGGGCGGCCGCGAAACTGGTGGCCTTCGGCGTGGCACGATAGGCCCATGGCCAAGCTCGATTACGACAAGCTCAACTCGATGACCCGGTACATGATGATCTCGGTCTTCGCCGTCCAGCCGGAGGCGCTCGACCAGGATCGTTCGTCCGTGATCGATGAGACCGCGACGTTCCTCAAGCAGCAGGAGGACAACGGCGTCGTCGTCCGCGGCCTGTATGACGTCACCGGTTTCCGGGCCGACGCCGACTTCATGATCTGGACGCACGCCGAGCGGGTCGAAGACCTGCAGGCCACCTACTCGGCGTTTCGCCGGACCACTCTCGGGGTGGCCAGCGACCCGGTGTGGAGTGTGGTGGCGCTGCACCGCCCCGCCGAGTTCAACAAGAGCCACGTCCCGGCCTTCGTCGCCGGTGAGGATCCGGGTGACTACATCTGCGTCTACCCGTTCGTGCGGTCACTGGACTGGTACCTGTTGCCCGACGACGAGCGCCGCAAGATGCTCGTCGATCACGGTATGGCGGGCCGCGAGTACCCGGATGTGCGGGCCAACACCGTGCCGGCCTTCGCGCTCGGCGATTACGAGTGGATCCTGGCCTTCGAGGGCCCCGATCTGGGCCGCATCGTCGAACTGATGTGGAAGCTCCGCTACACCGAGGCGCGCCGCCACGTGCGCGAGGAGACGCCGTTCTTCACCGGCCCGCGAGTGAGCGTCGAACAGTTGTTGATGAAGCTGCCGTAAATTTGGGGCCCGGTGTCGAATTAGTTTGCTAGCGTCTGAGGATGCCGACGGTCGGCCGGGTGGGGGCGGTGGCTACGGTCGCAACCCTGGCCTTCTGCGTCTGGCTGCTGGGTGGATGGGGTTCCCCACAGGCTCGGATCGCCATCGAGGATCTCGGTTTCGTCGTTCTCGCAATGTTCGTGACCGGCTGTTGCGCCCACGCTGCCTGGCGGTTCCGTGGTCGTCAGCGCACCATCTGGGTCTGCGTCACGATCGGCATGGCCGGGTACACCGTGGGGTCGGCGATCTGGGCGTATTACGAGTGGTGGCTCGCCGAATCACCCTTCCCGACCGTCGCGGACTTCGGTTATCTGCTGCTCCCGGTGTTCGTCTGCATTGCTTTGCTGATGGTGCCTGTCGGCGCGTCTCGGTACACCCACAGCCGGCTGGCGCTCGATGGAATCATCGTGGCGGTCGCGTTCTTCCAGATCGGCTGGTGGACGGTGCTGGATCAGGTGTTCCGGGACGGCGGGGCCAGCCGGTTCGCGGTCGGCGTCGCGCTGGCCTACCCGGTACTGGACCTGGGCGTGTTGACCGTGGCGGTGCTGGTGCTGGGCCGGGCGCGCCTGGCCGAGCGGCGATCGCTGACACTGCTGGTCAGC
It includes:
- a CDS encoding DUF3000 domain-containing protein translates to MNAATVRPEIELGPIRPPQRLAPYSYALGAEVRHPDAPVVPERSEGDAFGRLILLHDPEGAEAWDGTMRLVAYIQADLDSTEAVDPLLPEVAWSWLVDALAEHGEAVTALGGTVTATTSVRYGDISGPPRAHQLELRASWTATNLELGPHVQAFCEVLEHAAGLPPAGVTSLGSRTRA
- the hemE gene encoding uroporphyrinogen decarboxylase; the protein is MNTRRDLPESPYLAAAAGRTPSHTPVWFMRQAGRSLPEYRALRANHKMLDACFDPELVCEITLQPVRRHGVDAAILFSDIVVPLKAAGVALDIVPDVGPVIEHPIRSLSDVGTLKPLERSQVAPVSDAVSLLVAALGEVPLIGFAGAPFTLASYLVEGGPSRNHEKTKAMMFGEPDTWHALMTSLTDLTIEFLSAQLDAGVDAIQLFDSWAGTLSLADYRSHVLPHSSRIFAALAARGVPMTHFGVGTAELLGAMGEAGATVVGVDWRTSLEAAAGRVRPGTALQGNLDPVVLLAGWPVVERAARAVVEDGRAAMAAGASGHVFNLGHGVLPPTDPGVVTELVSLVHSL
- a CDS encoding protoporphyrinogen oxidase; the protein is MRSTYCVVGGGISGLTAAYRLRVAAGPDASITLFDPADRLGGVLRTEQVGGMSMDVGAEAFITRRPEVIALLAELGLSGRQVASAGARPLIYSQGRLHPLPAGTLQGIPAQAESVAGLVDAATVAQIADEPRRAFSWRSGADPSVGELVGDRFGAQVVTRSVEPLLTGVYAGSAATIGVRSALPTLAAALDRGARSLTEAVRNALPPPQPGPVFGALDGGYRVLIDELARRADLRWAHVGIARMERAAHGWELIDDEGGHWSADAVVLAVPAPRLVRLVEHIAPRSAAAARRIGVASTALVALALPGGTPLPDQSGVLVATGEQLHTKAITLTSRKWGRRGNVELVRLSYGRFGDTLARSVGDDELLNWSLEDLQNVFSIAADPVDYRVQRWIDAMPQYGPGHADLVAEVRAGLPPNLAVAGGYLDGIGVPACVGSATRAAAKLVAFGVAR
- the hemQ gene encoding hydrogen peroxide-dependent heme synthase, which translates into the protein MAKLDYDKLNSMTRYMMISVFAVQPEALDQDRSSVIDETATFLKQQEDNGVVVRGLYDVTGFRADADFMIWTHAERVEDLQATYSAFRRTTLGVASDPVWSVVALHRPAEFNKSHVPAFVAGEDPGDYICVYPFVRSLDWYLLPDDERRKMLVDHGMAGREYPDVRANTVPAFALGDYEWILAFEGPDLGRIVELMWKLRYTEARRHVREETPFFTGPRVSVEQLLMKLP